A DNA window from Drosophila pseudoobscura strain MV-25-SWS-2005 chromosome 2, UCI_Dpse_MV25, whole genome shotgun sequence contains the following coding sequences:
- the LOC4802462 gene encoding nose resistant to fluoxetine protein 6 has translation MLPQIVSLAAILTAAQCFQLNMTQFYEMPQLYDLDDYDRCMQELDGETSSYCFVRAQVQPDESVAAWRAIAEISRYDRHHFDHRQLYFGLCLRECEASLAGLDDAELESLLPGVLTENEKVNVYLGLFSMESQNREQHQRLTSACLNWRLKRRGFSLRAKSVVEYCDEAGRVVQDDAWNLTFYGLLCGLMVLASLGSLVDLLLKRRRHDKMLKERDHYKTPPKSLAQQLLLTFSVARNWYRLNQEPNGKIGRELRFLDCFKFFSMFMVIFAHTNWVIYESAISNPQDPERLLHTAAGTLLVSGSLITVTFFVISGLLLTINWLAVARTVQSKAESWTFLQYAVLFVKFNVFRYIRLTVPYAFVLLLSGVYFDTAGGPLWRHIYEREQLACRRNWWTNLLYINNFVQTDERCLLQGWYLAADTQSFVLSLVLLMLGHRFAKWSKQLYAVILAIFMALPVLLTYAMDYYPIFVPTPQTQKDSFIGDRQFTEFYTSSLMNFGCYFCGVLAALVYDQLALKQYKLRELRSFQLLWFALIPVGILWLFTAHPIFQHYYVAPSPIWGAIYAGLQRNLWAFGLSIFIVGMAGKVGWIFRKFACLPIFRILGRLTYGAFIVHLLVARIVLATVREPIYFGTGMMFAFIFFTMTVSYLCSFLLAIFLELPVSSLLKLMR, from the exons ATGTTGCCACAGATCGTGTCTTTAGCGGCGATTTTAACGGCTGCGCAATGCTTTCAATTGAACA TGACGCAGTTCTATGAGATGCCGCAGCTGTACGACTTGGACGACTACGACCGCTGCATGCAGGAACTGGATGGGGAGACCTCCAGCTACTGCTTTGTCCGGGCCCAAGTCCAGCCGGATGAGTCGGTGGCCGCCTGGCGAGCCATCGCCGAGATCTCGCGCTACGATCGCCATCACTTCGACCATCGCCAGCTGTACTTTGGCCTCTGCCTGAGAGAATGCGAGGCCTCCCTGGCCGGACTGGACGACGCCGAGCTGGAATCGCTGCTGCCGGGTGTGCTCACGGAAAATGAGAAG GTGAATGTGTACCTGGGGCTGTTCTCTATGGAGTCGCAGAACCGAGAGCAACATCAGCGGCTGACGAGTGCCTGCCTCAACTGGCGGCTGAAGCGGCGAGGATTCAGTCTGCGGGCCAAGAGCGTGGTGGAATACTGCGATGAGGCTGGACGAGTGGTCCAGGATG ATGCCTGGAACTTGACATTCTATGGGCTACTGTGCGGTCTGATGGTTCTGGCCAGCTTGGGCAGTCTCGTGGATCTCTTGCTCAAGCGGCGGCGTCACGACAAGATGCTCAAGGAGCGGGATCACTACAAGACCCCACCCAAGAGCCtcgcccagcagctgctgctcaccTTCTCGGTGGCTCGGAACTGGTATCGGCTCAACCAGGAGCCCAACGGCAAGATCGGACGCGAGCTGCGCTTCCTCGACTGCTTCAAGTTCTTCTCCATGTTCATGGTTATCTTCGCGCACACCAACTGGGTGATCTACGAGAGCGCCATCAGCAATCCCCAGGATCCCGAGCGTCTTTTACACACGGCCGCGGGCACACTCCTCGTCTCCGGCTCTCTCATCACGGTCACGTTCTTTGTAATCAGTGGCCTCCTTCTCACCATCAACTGGTTGGCCGTGGCGCGTACTGTGCAGTCCAAAGCAGAGTCCTGGACCTTTCTGCAGTATGCCGTGCTATTTGTCAAGTTCAACGTGTTTCGCTACATTCGTCTGACAGTGCCCTATGCCTTTGTTCTGCTCTTGAGCGGCGTGTACTTTGACACTGCCGGAGGTCCGCTCTGGCGGCACATCTACGAGCGGGAGCAACTGGCCTGCCGTCGCAACTGGTGGACCAATCTCCTGTACATCAACAACTTTGTGCAGACGGACGAGCGC TGCCTGCTCCAGGGATGGTATCTGGCCGCGGACACGCAATCCTTTGTGCTCAGCttggtgctgctgatgctgggcCATCGCTTTGCCAAATGGAGCAAGCAGCTCTACGCGGTCATCCTGGCGATCTTCATGGCCCTTCCTGTGCTGCTCACGTACGCCATGGACTACTATCCGATCTTTGTGCCTACGCCGCA AACCCAGAAGGACTCGTTCATTGGGGATCGCCAGTTCACGGAGTTCTATACCTCGTCGCTGATGAACTTTGGCTGCTATTTCTGCGGAGTTCTGGCCGCCTTGGTCTACGACCAGCTGGCCCTGAAGCAGTACAAGTTGCGGGAGTTGCGCAGCTTTCAGCTCCTGTGGTTCGCCCTCATTCCGGTGGGCATCCTCTGGCTCTTCACCGCTCACCCCATTTTCCAGCACTACTACGTGGCTCCGTCGCCCATATGGGGCGCCATCTACGCGGGGCTGCAGCGGAACCTCTGGGCCTTTGGTCTCAGCATCTTTATTGTGGGCATGGCCGGGAAGGTCGGCT GGATCTTCCGCAAGTTCGCCTGTCTGCCCATCTTCCGTATACTGGGACGCCTCACCTATGGAGCGTTCATCGTCCATCTGCTGGTGGCGCGTATCGTCCTGGCCACCGTGCGGGAGCCCATCTACTTTGGCACCGGCATGATG TTTGCCTTCATCTTCTTCACGATGACCGTGTCGTATCTGTGCTCCTTCCTGCTGGCCATCTTCCTGGAGCTGCCCGTCTCCTCCCTCCTGAAGCTGATGCGATAG